The DNA sequence ACCCTTTCCCACTGATGATACACAGATATGTTCCCTCACAGAGGCCAGGCTCTCACCAGGAGCCCCAGGTACTGTACTAACAAATAGGACCCTGGACTCCCGGTTCtcggtcacctgatcgctgtgatagtctctgattggctatcacagtgatcggaCACTGGGCAGTCCACCCAAGGGTTTACTttttttatgaatggagagaaagatgcattgggggttatttactaaaggaaaatccactttgcactgcaaatgcacttgaaagcgcactgaaagtgcacttggaagtaaagtcgctgtagcgGCTAGTatggccactagcaataatcactgtcttttcctggtggggatggcttcccctgctcCCCCTTTCCCGCCAGCACAATACAATGGCTTGGCGGCCTGCCAATACTTTCTGTGTCTATGaaaccgtggttgcaggaaagaaatttgctctgtgtttgGCCTGCATTAGTGAggtcccatccccagcacacattGGTCAATTGAATATTGAGTGGTGGTAAGCAAACAAAATGGCCATTCCCTGCTGAGATCCCTACCCCAGCTCACACGCACATTGTTCTTTTCTCAGTaaaatcccacctccagcacacagatCCTTCTCCACGTTAGATCCCATTCCCACCCCTTGAACACAGACTGGTCTTtcacacactgcatctggtggcaagcgacggtggcaagtggcactctgTATCTGGTGGCAAACAACGGTGGaactctgcatctggtggcgggCAACAATGGCACTCTgcttctggtggcaggtgatggtggccagtgacaagctgcatctggtggcaggtgacggtggcaagtgacacgctgcatctggtagcaggcgacggtggcaagtgacaagctgcatctggcggcaggtgacTGTGGCACTCTtcctctggtggcaggcgatggtggcaagtgacatgctgcatctggtggcaggcgacagtggcaagtggcactatgcatctagtgacaggcaacggtggcactctgaatctggtggcaggcggtggtggcaagtggcactctgcatctggtggcaagtgacggtggcactctgcatctggtggcaggcaatggtggcaagcccaccctttttgaagccaattagaacctcagacactaatcatgtgcttcaaaaaattatccggcgccctgcatggagatcagGGGCCGGGCGCAAAGATTGGGGGGGGCGGCTTCCCTGTGCCCCTTATGAGCGGCTGCCACtggctttgataataaaaaaattcaggagatatccataacaaTATACCACACaaagaaagcccaatttttcctgaaaaaaaacattgtataatCCACCTGCATACACAAAGCAGTTGTGAACTGAagatatatacagttttactaacacaagtCAAAGCTGAAAAATTGTGCTCAGgcgttaggatttgttttaccctcagtcACTCAGGGGGTTAATAAATTCCCTCACCCCATTGAGTGCAGCTTACCCAATACCGTGCTTACCTTCAGCCTTAATCTAGTAATTTTTGCTGTATAGTTCTGATCGGCATCATACAGCCTCCAGAAAGAATACCAACTGGCTCCTATTCACACTGTGCATGTGACCACCacctcattcattcctatgggttAGCTGTATTGATGGTGGCCTCCAGTGTTTCTGTAGAGCACAACTGCCCCATAAGAGTTAATAGGGGCGTAGTGCtcatgaaagaagaagaaaaagacagTCAGAGGCTTTCTATTTGAAGAACGTTTGGCACCAGAGTTGGCCACACAGAGAACATCGCTGGATTAGAGCTGAAGGTTTGTATATTACCAGATGAGCTACTCTCAAGTAAGTGGGAGCATTGATTAAAGGACAACTTCACAGAAGTTCTGCTTGTCTTTAAAAGCGAACTTGTGATTTTCCCATGCAGGACAGTCCTTAGATTGGCTTGAAGTTTACATTGGTGTTCTTCTTTTCAGAACAGTGAAAGGGGAGGTGTGTATAAGCAGTGGCTGTAAGCTTCTAGGTGCATAGTCAAAGTTCAAATGTAACTTGAATGTAAAGCCAATTGCCTAGTATTGCTGCAGTGCAAAATAAGCAGATCTCCATAGACCAGCAatgaaattatttttgtttttcactaCAGATGGGGAAGTTGGACTGGTATTCAGTGGTGTCCCTCTGGGTTTCTTGTCAAATTTGCTCTGCAAGTTGAGCCGTCCCAGGGCGATGGTGACGATACTGCAGCCAACAATATCATGTTCCAATGCTCTGATAATAATATCCTGACAGGTAATGGTGGAAGATGGGGAACATTTAGTTACTTGAGTGACATCTGCCAATCTGGAATTTGTGGCATCATAACCAGAGTGGAGCCTGACCAAGGAGGTGGAGATGACACGGCCCTGAATGATGTCAAGTTCAGATGCTGTTAAAATCaggatcacaataaaaaaaaaaaaaaaaataagagtaatATGAAGATTTACTTGAAATAAAATGATTCATGctattgttttaaataaataatactTTAATAAATAAATCAGATGAGATGGTcagtgtgttgtgttgtgtttaaATATGATCAATGTGTTGTGATACATTACAATAAATGCGTATCAAATAACAAAACGAGAACTTAAAGGATATGAATAAAAGTTTAATCTAAATATGACATTGGGTATGGAATATCCTTACTGATATAATGCATAAGTTCTAATTTAATTTTGCCATGTGTCACTGGTGGATTATGTTTCCAATTTTGAATGCAGAGCATTCTCCAGTACTGACACATAagtccagcacacacattggtccttccccagtgagatccccctTCACATACACATTggtctttgaccagtgagatccccCTTCACATACACATTggtctttgaccagtgagatccccTTCACACACTGCGGTCAACCCAGCTGTGGTTTGAAAATGCACGGTCTAGCCAGCcgccaaaaaaaaagtgtgtacgCCTATTACAATGAGTACGGTAATGACAGAACACACATCACACACGGAGAGCCCGCCCGACTCGAGGTAGTGgctttgcaggggggggggtgtgaggccAGTCGGCACAATGATCCCCTTCTCTGGTCATGGCTCTGATCAGTCTCGGCAGCGGCTGTCACAGCAGagtgaagctgcctccccctcctcctttatgtCTACACAATGCTGTGCATGCAGGAGGCGGGGGAggtggcttcactctgctcggctgtgacAGCCGCTGCGGAGACTGATCAGAGCCGCGACCAGAGAGAGAAGGGGATCGGGTGTGAAGCCACTACCTCGGGCTCTCCGTGTGTGTTCTgaaaggggggtctgtattgtaggggggctGTATTGtgttgggggggtctgcactgtagtgggggtctgcactgtagtgggggtctgtactgtagtggggggtctgtactgtagtgagcggtctgtactgtagtggggggtctgcactgtagtgtggggtctgtagtggggggtctgcactgtagcgggggtctgtactgtagtgggggtctgtactgtagtgggggtctgtactatagtggggggtctgtactgtagtggggggtctgcactgtagtggGGGTTCTGCACTGTAGCGGGAGTCTGCACTGTagcggggggtctgtactgtagtggggggtctgcactgtagtgggggtctgtactgtagtaggggggtctgtactgttgtggggggtctgtactgtagtgggggtctgcactgtagcaggggtctgtactgtagtggggggtctgtactgtagtggggggtctgtactgtagtgaggggtctgcactgtagtggggggtctgtagtgtagtgggtgtttgtACTGTAGTGCGGGGTCTGCACTGTagcgggggtctgcactgtagtggggggtctgcactgtagcggGTATCTGTACTGTAttcgggggtctgcactgtagtggggggtctgtactgtagtggggggtctgcactgtagtggGGATCTGTACTGTAGTGGGAGGACTgtactgtagtggggggtctgcactgtagcggggggtctgcactgtagcgggggtctgtactgtagtggggggtctgcactgtagtggggggtctgtactgtagtggggggtctgcactgtagtggggggtctgcactgtagtgggggtctgcactgtagcatgtgtctgtactgtagggggggtctgtactgtagtggggggtctgcactgtagtgtggggtctgtagtggggggtctgcactgtagcggGCATCTGTACTGTAGCGGGGGGTCTacactgtagtggggggtctgcactgtagcaggggtctgtactgtagtggggggtctgtactgtagtgaggggtctgcactgtagtggggggtctgcactgtagtggggggtctgcactgtagcagGGGTCTGTACTCTagcggggggtctgcactgtagcagggggtctgtactgtagcagggggtctgcactgtagccggggtctgtactgtagtggggggtctgcactgtagtgggggtctgtactgtagtgggggggtctgtactgtagcggtgtctgtactgtagtggggggtctgtactgtagtgggggggtctgcactgtagtggGGGGTCCGCACTGTAGCggggtctgtactgtagtggggggtctgcactgtatcaggggtctgtactgtagtggggggtctgcactgtagcagGGGTCTGTGCActgtagggggtgtctgtactggggggtctgtactgtagggggggtctgcactttagGGAGAGGGTCTGCCCTCTAGGggatctgtgtaacatgcagggggtccagaaatgttaggggggtgtctgtgtaacatacaGGCATCCAgaactgtggggggctgtgtaatgtaaaggggtccagaggtgtagggtgctgtgtaatgtgaaggggtccagaggtgcagggtgccgtataatgtaaaggggtccagaggtacaagggctgtgtaatgtaaaggggtgcataggtgcagggttctgtgtaatgtgaaggggtccagaggtgcagttgtggagagggggtacacagtagtgacaaaatGATATTGAAGGGTGCAGGGGGCACAATGTGATGTTTTTACATTTCaaggtggggggtgccagatataggatcccctGCGGTAATTTCAGTAACAGCAGAGAGAGAACGCACTTTCAGATCGCTCAAGTtgcccatatctatctatctatctatctatctatctatctatctatctatctatctatctatctatctatctatctatctgttgttatttctctctcgctctctttctttctctctctcactctcgctctctctttcattctttatttatctctctctctctctctctctctttctttctctttctctctctcactctctctctcattcattctttatttatttaattatttatctctttctttctctcattctttgttttttctctctttctctctcactctctctctctctctctctctctctctctctctctctctctctctctctctctctttcaatctttatttatttatttatttatctctctTTCATTGTTTTATGAAAACGTTTACAGCAcaagtgtagcgctgacaacttttgtttttagccatatgtgtgttatacaggacataagttgttatagtgccatcttgtggacaattgaaaaggtacaatactgttatgtttcatgattaagagaagtgacatggaagtaattgattgtttacttctgaactttaactatgacctacccacaatgctcctggacaaaagGAGAACTGAaatgcattgtgggaggatataaaagggctgggagtggccatcttaagtttcttgttcctgggacgcgtgggctgcctgcagaactctgtgggtgtgtgtgtcccatagGGTTGTGGCCTACCTTTcggaggagcagcagcagggatcctgtcatcgtatcacagtgtgctggagcagctgaAGTGATCATTCCGGAGACCTGTGGGAAGGTAAccaaggactcctggtcgttagtgaacggagcaGTGTGATGGTGTGGCGGTggttccatacggactgagaactgttgaaacagaggcatccatccgcccggatcccgtgtggtgagagggtaaacacccagaagtttgtttaaataatacacacacatttagaactgttacagagtgttgctgggactgatagtcccacggtacaagttaagttggagaaccttgcatctgaatagacttcagtattcaagaacggatgctagatgtttgtcttcttcatataagaacactaatgccccgtacacatggtcggacattgattggacattccgacaacaaaatcctaggattttttccgatggatgttggctcaaatttgtcttgcatacacacggtcacacaaagttgtcggaaaatccgatcattctgaacgcggtgacgtaaaacacgtacgtcgggactataaacggggcagtagccaatagctttcatctctttatttattctgagcatgcgtggcactgcgtgcgtcggatttgtgtaaacacgatcggaaattccaacaacggattttgttgtcggaaaattttatagcctgctctcaaactttgtgtgtcgaaaaatccgatggaaaatgtgtgatggagcctacacacggtcggaatttctgacaacaaggtcctatcacacattttccattggaaaatccgaccgtgtgtacggggcattagtcaatctgctggattacaattgtcttagtgtattacattacactgcgcaacacacaggaggaaccctttgtggattacaattacaaaagctagcgaagactgaagaagtcaggactatctcttttattgcagggccctgcatttagttaccaaggatagtgactttacagtttagagcaggggggagctccctggtatagatatatacaattaggtatatttgtgtatgttaccaattgtcataactatttactatactattgcactacgttggtgtgatagtgtagtcattgtaataaccctttacataaatatattatttagACAAAGAaataagttatttttggttattactaaagtttgtgtgcagtgttgttatttctcctgcaggtggagttaccagcacccaggtagaggtaaatataaatataagtgtatatggtgggttaaagttgatactcatatcattacaacaatgcactacagctgtgccaaggggattgaactaTTTAAGAGGGGtggagagcaaagaggacaggtcCGCTTTAAACcatcagctccaccgagagttattgctacatgtaggggctcgtccgggatcactgtcactctgaaatcaagcacccccttaataaccaaagaatggatccccccactgtggcacagtggtgtgaggcggaaggcacccgctcagaagcgagcgtggccatggaactctggggagatatctgggagaaggaacacattaaccgagtggtaaaaacactatccccagaacaaagagccaaggtggtcgcagtaagacccaatcatgagacattccatacttatgcattattggagtggaggaagggagtttcagaaaatttcaggggtgcaagtgttgaactcgctgacaagaccaaattttatctgacccacctaagggaagaaggggagaatcttgccaccttccccCAGATGAGTTCAGCGGAAAttaaggttccatcacagtcagcaccggctgcaattgagccagaactcatcacagccctgggaaatttggtgtcccaatgtcaaaaagggaacccaacatattcaggtactgggtaccgaaaactgggcattttctcgggccaacggcctgtacccaaaggagaagacacctttgaagagtaGTTGGAACAGGCCACGCAAGTGTTGGATGAGTAGGACATCCCTGATGTCCCAAAAGaaacagcggattactgagagTCTGAAAGGACCTGCTTCAGAGGCCATTCGAAATTTAAAGCTCAGTAAACAGaattgtgtagcccaagactacttagatatcctgcaagatgtgttcggacgtactgaaaaggtctctgacctaatttatcaattagaacacacctaccaagaaacaggagagaagttgtcagaatatatgagatgGCTGGACAAGGTTATTCACCAGATACTGCTAAAGAAGAGATTAGATCCTAGTAAAGTGGATGAATTTGAGCCAAACAAGTcttaaggggtgcccagcctttggaccccatcaccctccagttaagaactcgccaAGATGGAGGCATCTTGAAGCACCCAGATCAAATTCGGATTGTACAGGAGGAAGAGGCTAttctagaaaggaagaaggagaacattcaagaaccaaagcacactgttggagtccgaacagttagtgtgatggaggaggatccccagattgagcttcttaaagcgggggtccacctatctatcgttttttttttttttttgagttcattcacaaacttttcttctcagcattacatactcacatattgtgtgtaatatgtccgcctgtgtcagatttcatcggaaagaataacttatattattcactgcaggcggtttccatcttcattgtgggcatttgaagcccacaagcatttatttcctggatgtggtgaatgctgtgctcccagcattcaccgctcgttcctgcacatgctcagtggcatcctgggaagcctgagactagctctcaggagtctgggagaggctagaaacaaacctactcccacgggaggatgaccaggaagtgcaaagaagaatagaaaaataaaaggtaattacggcgatttaaatttttttaaacggcatgtcagcatctaggcaaggaagagaatacatacagatattgttcaaaatttgggtggaaccccgctttaagactcaggtggctcagttaatgcaaatgatggctttgctgaccacaaGACCCCCAAATCCGCCCAATGGAGGAACAAAAAAATTGAAGAGAGTATCAGGCTCCACCTTCAGAAGCcaatctggactttgtttcaactgtggaggggttggacatttcgggaacgtgtgcccaagtccaagggcagcagtacaacgtcaaaaaccggcggaaaacttcaaaaggccccagtgaaggagtcaactgggtgccctgtaactgtcgtcaactccaacgaaacccaagttcccaaagttttgagggtaagaggaggaatgaagttgagtgagcgTCCATGGAAAAGAGAAGTCAAGATGCGCACTAACAGGCAGAAGAACCCGAACACTCAGGGTGAATTTCCCCGCAATttagtgggaccctctccaatcatcccaatccaggtagaaggaatctatgCCAAGGCACTGCTGGATACTGGGGCCCAAGTGACCTTATTGtataaagatttctacatgaagcacctcaggcatctgcccctgcaaaagttggaagaattggagatatggggcctaggtacccagaactttccttatgagggatatatccctatcaaactcacctttgacccaagtgtggctggaaaggcggagactttcgacactCTGGCGGTTGTATGTCCCCGATCCCCTGGGGCCCATAGAAGTTACCTTATcatcggaacaaatactgatctggtcagaagactcctgtaCACCACTTGTACAAAAGGAAAGTACCCTGGCTATGAAAGTGCActccatgctaacccaagtgtatgAGGACATAGTACATGagcagaaggccccaccagaaggggtgagaaaggtttggcgtttagaccgaggtgaagaactgctacaaccgggtaaagtggtatgcatgagagcctctgtcaagttgagttggagacaacctggtcctttcattgtcttggagacggacactcaggaagaagatgtgggtctggagatactcccaaaagtgttatctactaaggcacttaagagaagtagggggagagtctcagtcagtgttcggaacacgacagccttgcctgtgaagataccagcaagaatgctgcttgggcaggcgaatcaagcaaccccggtttCGCCAAGAGATGTAAAAAGGGGAccagaagaggagattcccatagagaattttaacccgaaaaacacctcccttacgcctgcgtggatggagagggccaaagcccagctcatgagatggaaagaagttttctcaaagagtgagtttgatgtggggtatgccaggAGTGCAGAGCATAAGATccggctggaagaagacaaaccttTCTGGGAAAGGGTTAGGAAGATCCCATTGGGAGATcttgaagacctccgagaacaACTGGCTGaactgaaaaggactgggattatcaaggagtccaggagtccatacgcctctccgatagtggtagtgaggaagaaaaatgggtcactccggctgtgtatcgactacaggactctgaaccgaccattcctgatcaatacactacccctcgtatagaagatgccctacagagcctgtcaggggcgaagtggttcagtgtattagatttgaagagttgttattatcagatccccatgagtcctgaggataaggagaagactgctttcatcactgCTGTGaggttctatgaattcaaccgaatgccacaaggtctgtctggggcccagcaactttccagtggctcatggagaagacagtaggcgacatgaacttgattgaggtcttagtatacttagacgatatcattgtatttggccgaactgttgaagatcctgaagagcgactggaaaaggttctaaagagattacatgaagagggtttgaaactttcaatggagaaatgtcagttctatcaatcttcattgaactatctggggcacattgtgtctaaagaagggatagcaactgaccctgagaaattggaagctgttacctcttggccaaggcccatGAATgcgactgagctcaggtcattcctaggattctgctcctactaccggaggtttgtggagAGGTTcgcaaagatagcccacccactcacagaactattgaagaatcaggaagaggctgatgtggattcggagaaacctgggaggcaaaaagaagggccccggaagaaaaaggaatctatcctggatcagtggactcaggaatgtgaagagacattcagtcaattgaagaagagtcttacaactgctccagtgttagcttatgcggatcctaccaagccctatgaactgcatgtggatgccagccgagatgggctaggCGGAGTGCTTTATCAGGATCATAATGGAcatttaaggcctgttgcttatgtgagccggagcctgtctcctgctgagaagaactacccaactcataaacttgagtttctggccttgaagtgggtcgtggtagacaagttgagagattatctgtatggtgccgaatttgtggttaaaacagataacaaccccccCACATACTTACTCACCACCACaaaattggatgccacaggccataggtggttggctgctctctcaacattctccttcagcctcAAATACAGACCGGGAGTGGgtaacagagatgcagatgcgctgtcaagaagaccccacagtcccctgagctcccaagaggattggactcaacttgccccccgaaggggtaagagccctttgtgaaggagcagaaaagcaggagaaaggcggagccagagctgaagagattggagtgactacagcaggagtacccaggtattactgtaatgtctcccagattgctgcagagggtttacctaagttatcaaggaaagatcttaggaaagatcaacaagcagatccactctgcagcttggtattggaagctctggagggaaaacaccctgatttacttttgagaaGCACCcaaaaagaagctctgttgttacattaagagtgggatcggttgcagttgttgcagggggtggtctaccgaaggggcccctctgaagatccggaggagaagtggaaactgtttctgccagagaagcacagagagacagtgttaatcgctctacatgattgtcatggacatttggggtcagaaagaactcttcaattgataagagattctactggccttacatgagaaaataagtggagagttactgtcactcctgccataggtgtatccagagaaagactctgccgCAACGGGCAGCCCcgatgggacatttatcaagccaaggtcccatggatctagtttgcatagatttcctgtgtctagaatctgacttgagtgggcaaggaaatgttctggtagtcacagaccattttccagatatgctcaagctttctctacaaaagatcagaaggcagtcacagtggcaaagacattagtggagaagttcttcgtccattacggcttaccacagaggatccactcagatcagggaagggactttgagagtacactcatcaggagattgctggatctattgggaattcaaaaagtccagaactacaccctatcatccgcaaggagaccctcagccggagaggtttaatagaactcttcttaatatgttggggaccctaacctctgagcaaaagcccaactggagtaagcatattgccgctttagtgcatgcatgcatgcatataacagcaccaagggggcgtggcctgagcagggcatgtgagcggtcgcacttcacggagctcccgctgttaaTCCTCCTTTGATCCTCTTCCCGCTACTGATCTGGACCCCTACCGCTCCCATCTGCCACCGGACACCCCTGTGAACTCCGCAGTGCTCACCCGGTGCTGTAC is a window from the Aquarana catesbeiana isolate 2022-GZ linkage group LG03, ASM4218655v1, whole genome shotgun sequence genome containing:
- the LOC141133564 gene encoding vitelline membrane outer layer protein 1-like — protein: MVRKMLLSWTVTLILLHTTLTHGKDINVNNGGNWGDWGWMDMCPPGTVATGFDLKVEPSQGKGDDTALNAIKLLCTKRWESGIYAEITSTTGRWGSWTGIQWCPSGFLVKFALQVEPSQGDGDDTAANNIMFQCSDNNILTGNGGRWGTFSYLSDICQSGICGIITRVEPDQGGGDDTALNDVKFRCC